Within the Maridesulfovibrio zosterae DSM 11974 genome, the region ATCTCTTCACGTAACGAACCTACTGCTGTGGTTGCAAGAATACAGTCACAGCCGAGTTCCTTGAGGGCTTGAATGTTTGCTCTATTGTTAACATAAGTGGGAGGGATAGTATGTTCCCGTCCGTGTCTTCCTATGATGTGGACCTCTTTTCCAGCAATAGTTCCTGATTTTATTGGAGAGCTGGGTTCACCCCATATATTTTTTATATTAGAATCTTTTGCGTCTTTAAGAATATCCGGGTTATCCAGTCCGCTCCCGCCGATAATACCTATTACTGCCATAATTAGCCGTCCTTAATTTAGAAAAATACATAAAAAAACTCCTTCTCACTGAGATAGTGAGAAGGAGTTAATAGATTTTGAATTAGAGTTTGAGTAGATGCTCAGCAGTAATGTTGCCAAGTTTATTCTTACCGTCAAGAAAACCCAGCTCCACGAGAAAACCAATTCCGGAAACAATTCCGCCGGCTTTTTCTACAAGCTTAACCATGCCTTCAGCTGTTCCGCCCGTTGCGAGAACATCATCAATGAGCAGGACATTTTCACCTTTATCTACAGCATCAATGTGCATGCTCAGATTATCAGTCCCATATTCCAGGTCGTAGCTTACAGAAACAGTTTCATAGGGCAATTTACCTGGTTTACGGATGGGTACGAAGCCTATCCCCAGCTTATAAGCCAACGGTGCACCGAAAATAAAACCGCGTGCTTCTGCCGCAGCAATTTTATCAGCCTTACGGTCGCTGAAACGTTCAGCCATCATGTCAATGGTATACTGAAACGCAGCAGGGGCTGCCAGAAGTGGTGTAATATCAAAATATACGATGCCTTCTTTAGGGAAATTAGGAACATCGCGAATGTATTTCCTCAAATTCATGAACTTCCTCCATCCTTATATGGATTTTATTAATGCCATTCGGCTTATGTATTTTCCACTATTTTGTCAAAGGATTCGAAGGAATTTTAAATCATCAAGTTAATGAGTTAGTAAATCCTTGAGCAGAAGTACCTCCAGATACATTTGAACCTGACTTGTCACCATTTTCCTTAATCATCTGAAGTAACTGTCCCTGAAGTTGAACTAATTCATTTTCTTTTGCAGAAATCATTTTTTTATTTGTTTCAGGATTTTCTTTTAGTTTTTTTATTTCTTCCTGAAGTTTTTCGATTCGTTCTTGAATCGTCTTTATTGTTTCATCATCGTTGCTGCCACTTCCGCTACCAGCCACATCGTCAGGGGCCTTCTGCTTTTTATATTGAGTTTTGGACTGCTCCAGTTTCTCTTTGGCTTCAGCTGATATTTCAACTGTATCGCCGTCTATGTCGCTTGTGACAGAAGGTGTTTTGTTTTCGTCTACACTATTTTCTACATTCTTATTGCCAGCCAGTTTGAAGGCCTGCTCTGTATTTGTTTCAATACCAAAACTAATATTCATATGACTAACTTCCTTTTTTATGGGGGTATGTTGTCAGTTTATATTTTTTGTATCGGTAAATATTAAGCAGGCTTTAGCTTTCATCATATAATTTTTTAATAAAAAACTGTAGATTTAATGGGTCATAATTTTTTAATGCGGGCACGCAATAAAAAATAAGACAGACAATGCGCACAGAATCCATAATCCGATGGATATTTCAGATGTCTTTCCAGTTACAATTTTCATCAAAGGATATGCTATGAAGCCTGCTGTCATCCCTATGCCGAGATTGTAAGTAAAACTCATGAGAATAATTACCAAAAATGCTGGAACAAGTTCACTGATATCATGTAATTCCAGCTCCTTGCATGGTGCCATCATAAGCATTCCTACGACAATAAGACTGGGGCCGTATGCACAAGCAGGAATAACTGTAAGAACCGGTGCAAGAAACAGAGCTGCAAGAAAAAGCAAGGCTGTCGTTACTGCAGTCAGTCCTGTTCTACCCCCTGCCTCTATTCCCGTTGCTGACTCAACAAATACTCCGGTAGTAGTGGTGCCAAGCAGAGAAGCAAATACTGTTGTAGCGGCATCAACCAATAGCGGTTTTTCAATTTGCGGGAGGTCTCCATTTTCATCGAGTAATCCTGCACGGTGAGATACAGCATAGATAGTTCCCATTGTATCGAGAAAATCAAGAACAAAAACGGTCAGGATAACTGAGATAAATCCCCAGTTTAGTGCCCCCATAATGTCAAGCTTAAAAAGAATAGGTTTCAGAGATGGCGGCATACTTACGTATGTAGCTGGAACATTAATTATTCCCATTGAAATAGCTGCTGCGGACGTAGCAATAATTCCTATTATGAGTGCTCCGTTAACTTTACGGACCATCAAAATTGTTGTCAGAAAAAAACATCCGAGGGCAAGAAGTACAGTTGGTGAGGTGAGATCGCCTATATGAACAGGAGCTCCAGGGACACCTATTGTGACAATGCCGGTAGTATTCAGCCCAATGAAAGCTAGAAAAAGACCGATTCCGACTACAAAAGCATTTTTCAGATTTTTAGGGATGGCCCTTATTAGCCATGACCTGATTCCAGTTACTGTAAATATTATAAAAAGTGTTCCGCCAATAAAAATGGCTCCTAGAGCAGTTTGCCAAGTGTGTCCCATAACTTTTACAACAGTAAAGGCTATAAAGGCATTTTCTCCCATATATGGCGCGACAGCAAAAGGGCGTTTGGCATAAAGCCCCATGGCCATAGTACCAAATACAGCACTTATGATTGTTGCAACCATGCTTGGACCGAAAGGCAGTCCCGCTGCTTCAAGTATTTTAGGGTTTACGATAATAATATATGCCATCGTGGCAAATGTAGTCATCCCCGCAATAATTTCGCGGCTGATTGTAGATCCTTGAGCTTTAATATTAAAATAGTTGTTAAGAAAAGAACGCATTATTTGCTCCTTAAAAAAAAAATTGCACAAGTCGAACATATATCTAAATATAGTACAATTTTGTGTCTGGAGGGGCAACCTTGAACTTGCTTAATGGATGATCATAAAGTTAAGATGCTTTTTTAGAATTTTAAATTTTTAAAGCGGAGTCTCTGTGCAGATAAGACATAAGGCCAAGAAAAGTCTAGGCCAGAATTTTTTGCAGGATGCTAATATAGCACGAAAAATAGTTGATAGTTTGAAGATTGGAAAAAATGATTCAGTTATAGAAATAGGTCCAGGACAAGGGGCCTTAACAAAATATATTCTTGAGGCTGGGCCTGAAAGTTTAACACTTATTGAAAAAGATAGGAATCTAGCTCCGGCACTGGCTGAAGAATTTCCCGCTGCTTATGTGTGTCAGGAGGATGCTCTCAAGTTTAAGTGGGAAAATCTTGATCCTGAAAAAAAATGGAAAATAGTAGGCAACCTTCCGTATAACGTAGCTTCAAAAATTATGTGGGATGTTGCAGCAAAATCTAATGCAGTCTGTGTTTTTATGGTCCAGCATGAAGTTGCCACCAGAATAACAGCTGACCCAGGATCAAAAAAATATGGTGGAATTACCGTCTGGATAAAAAGTTTTTGTGATACACAGTATCTTTTTAAAGTTCCTCCGACGGTTTTTAAGCCTAAACCAAAAGTTGATTCTGCTGTCATAAAATTTTTTCCAAAACCTGATAATGAAAAACCCGTTGATATTAAGGGGCTTGCAGGGCTTATTAAATACTGTTTTCAGTATAGGCGTAAGCAGTTAGGTAAGATATTGAAATCATTCATATCTGATTCTGTAGTGCAGTGGGCTGAAGACGAAGGACTTTCGCTTAAAGATCGGCCTGAAGCCTTGTCTCCACTGCAATTTCAAAGCCTGTATAAATGTGTCAAAAACGATTTTCCCTCTTGACTTAATGGCTAAAATCTTGTTTTAGATTTTCATCAGGTTGTTTAATTCAGTGCGTACGCTATTATTGGATCTTTAAATCCGCGAGCAGGGGCTTGTTTTAAACTTCGTTGAATGGTAGCTGTTCGAACTGTTGTGCGGATGTCGCAGCACTTTATTTGAACTAACTCTCGCCAGCAGGTGAGGTTTGTGGCAGGCGCAGATGAGTGCGCCGCAATAATCATTTTCCCGTTTTTAAGGAGGAAGGACTGATGACCAAGGCTGAACTCGTTGTTAAGATTGCTGAGAAAGCAGGTATGACTAAAGCTGATGCAGAACGTTGTCTCAACTATTTTCTGGATACAGTTGAAGAAACTCTCGTTGACGAAGGTAAGTTGACACTTACAGGTTTCGGTACATTTCAGGTTGATGAAAGAAAAGAGCGCGTTGGTCGCAACCCCCGCACTGGTGAAGAAATCAAAATCCCCGCATGTAAGGTTGTAAAATTTCGCCCAGGTAAGCTTCTGAAAGACGCCGTTAAATAATTAATTGAGGAGATAATATTATGTTACATGGTGAAACCGTTCAGAGTCCTCTCCCTATGGATCTTCCTTGGTGGATGCCTGATCACTTTATCTTCTTTGGCGTCCTTTATGTTGTACTCGGTATTCTCGGTGCAGGAATGGCATACTGTGCAGTTAGAGCATGGATGGATTCCAAAAGCGATGTAGCAGGCCATTAGTACATCATTCTAAAGTTTTTTGATGTTCAGCATCTGTTCTACGCGGATGCTGAACTTTTTTTTGGGTATTTTTCTTGACTTCATTACGGTTGTGAGTCTATAAAAATTCTCTTCCGCACTTTTTGGGTGCGAGATCCTGACGGGGGGGTGATTTTATTGCCCGGTGTTTATCTTGAAGATTCTGACAACTTTGAAATAGCTCTTCGCCGCTTTAAGAAGCAGGTTGAGAAAGCTGGAGTTCTTTCCGAACTCAAAAAGCGTCAGCACTATGAAAAGCCAAGCGTACAGCGTAAGAAGAAAAAAGCTGCTGCTCGCAAAAGGCTCATCAAAAAAATGCGCAAAATGTCAATGGGTTAATATATGAGTCTTGTTGAGAAGATTGATAAAGACTATATCGCGGCTTATAAAGCCAAAGATGATGTAAAAAAGACAGTTTTGAGACATCTCAAAACTGCCATAAAAAATCGCATGGTCGAAGTTAGAGAGGATACTCTCTCTGATGAAGACGTGCTTGATCTTGTTGCAAAACAGATTAAGCAGCGTAAGGATTCCATTGAACAGTACGAAAGTGCTGGGCGTCCTGAGCTGGCCGAGAAAGAGGCTGTAGAAGTCGAGGCATTGTCTGGGTACATGCCGCCGGAACTTTCCATTGAGGAACTTCAGGCAGCGGTAGATAAAGCAATAGCCGATCTCGGTGCATCTTCAATGCAGGATATGGGTAAAGTGATGCAGGCCATCATGGCAGCTCATAAAGGACAGGTTGATGGTAAGGCTTTAAGTAGCCTTGTCCGTTCCCGTCTCTCCTGACGATCAGCTTTTAGCTCGTATTTAACGGCAGGCCCCGGAGTCAATCCGGGGCTGTTGCCGTTTTTTTCTGTATTGGCCCCCTGACTTACAAGGGCTATGTTGATCAACTTCTTTTCTATATTGGAATCCTATGGAGCCCAGATCTCTCCAGTTACTCGAATTTCCGAAAGTACTTAAAGTCCTGTCCGGTTATAGTGTCTCTTCGTCAGGGGCAGATGCTTGTCTTGCTCTGTCTCCTATGCCGGAGGCTGACCTTATTAATTCTACTGCTCAGTTTTTTAGGCAGGGACAGAATTTTGTAAAAGAAACCGGATTCAGGCTAAGTAATTTTCCTCCTCTAGAGGGACTTTTTCAATATCTCATCAAGCCTAATAATATCCTTGATGCTGATGCCCTGTTTGCTCTTGTGCAGACTTTGGGGCAGGCGCGCACCCTTAAAGAAGCTCTCGATATTGCTGAGAAAAGAGAGTGGAATCACATATTAGAATATTTGAATGAAATCAGCTGGCCTGAGAAAACTTTTTCAGGTTTGAAGCGTTGTCTCGATCAGGACGGTAATATTCGTGATGAAAGTTCTCCTGAACTTTATGATATACGTCAGTCAATACGCAGCCTTCATCAGCGTTGTTCCAAGAAAGTTCGTGATTTTATTCATGGTGAAGATATCAGCCGCTTTTTGCAGGATGATTTCATGACGATTACTAACGATCGTTACGTCCTGCCGCTTAAAACGAATTTTAAAGGGCGTTTGCAGGGTATCATTCACGATTATTCAAATACAGGTGAAACCTGTTATTTTGAGCCTTTGTTTCTTGTGGAGCTTAATAATTCCATGCAGGAGTTCCGTCAGCAGGAGCGGGCTGAAGAATTAAAGATTTTAACTTATCTGACTGGGCTGGTCCGTTCTGAAGTTACTGAGTGTGAAGCTGCGTATGGCTTTCTTGTCGATTATGATGTTTTGCAGTCTAAAATAGACTTTGCTTCGAGTATGAATGCGGTCGCTGTCGACGTGGAGTCCGGCGCTGGATTCGATTTTAAAGGAGCACGTCATCCTTTGCTGGCGACTGCTGAAGGCGGAGTAAATCCACTTGATATTGAGCTGCCTACAGATCAGAAAGTTTTAATTATCAGTGGCGGTAATGCAGGTGGTAAGACCGTCTGCCTCAAAACCGTTGGCCTACTTGCAGCGATGGCTTTCAGCGGAATACCCGTGCCTGTAGAGAAAGGTTCGGTTCTACCGCTTTTTAAAGATATTTTTGTAATTATGGGTGATGAACAGTCTCTTGAAGAGAATGTCAGCACTTTTTCGGCTCAGATTAAGTCAATCAGTCGTATATGGGAATCGATGGATTCTTCAACTCTTTTTATTCTCGATGAATTTGGTTCGGGAACAGATCCGGCACAGGGAGCTGCTCTTGCTCAATCTGTTGTTGACGGATTACTTGAAAATGAAGTTACCTGTTTTGCTGCTACGCACTTTCCGGCTCTTAAGACCTACGCTCTGGTTACCGAAGGAGTGCGTGCTGCAAGTGTTCTTTTTGATCCGTCTACCAAAAAGCCTCTTTTCTCAATTGCTTACGATCAGGTTGGGGCTTCAATTGCTCTGGATGTTGCCCGTGAGCACGGGTTGCCTGAATCTATACTCAGCAAGGCTGAGCAGTATTTATTGATGGATGGCTCTGATACAGGATCGGTTATGAACAGGCTTAACGAACTTGCAGTCAGCCGTGAGAAAGAGCTTGGGGAAATGGATCGCATCAAAGCCAAGCTTGAAAAGAAGCTTGCCAGGCTTGAAGAAAAATTTGAACGAGAGCGACTTGCCGTTCTTGCCGATGTCAAAAATCAGGCGCAGAATGTCTTAAAAGAGTGGCAGGATGGCAAATTAGGTCGCAAGCAGGCTTTGAAAAAACTAGCAGAGGCCCGTTCATCCATCGGTGGTGAAAGTAAGCCTGAATCGTCAGTTAAGACTTTTTCTTATAATGATATTGAAGTTGGTACACAGATTCTGAATATCAACTGGGGCCGCAAAGGAGTTGTTCTTGAAAAAGATGATCGTAAAAAGCGGGTCAAAGTAGATATGGATGGTGTTGCCATGTGGATTCCTGCGGATCATCTTGGTCCGGTTGAAAAGAAAACCGGCAGTGCACCAAAATTAAAAATGCCTGTTACAGCAGAAGCATCCAAAGGGGATATGACTCTTAAGATTGATCTGCGCGGTAAACGTGCTGATATTGCTATCAGTGAATTAGGTAAATTTCTTGATCAGGCACTTTTGCGGGGAGCCACCTCTCTTGAGATAGTTCATGGACGTGGAACCGGTGCATTACGCCGTGAAGTTCATATCTTTTTGGATGGTAATCCTGCTGTCAGCAGTTTCAGCTTTGCCCCTGAAGACCGGGGTGGAGATGGTATGACAGAGGTAGAGCTCTTATAGTGCATTTTGTTTAGTGTCGTGGTATGGAAAATCATGATGCAGTAATTGTACATTATTTCAGCGTCTTCGAACTGTTTTTTCAATGTTATGGAGAATTCTTTGGACAGAGCTGCTATTCAAGCTATCAAGGAACGCCTCGACATTGTCGATATAGTGCGTAGGTATGTAGAACTTAAACCTGTTTCTGGTAGATGGATGGGGCTTTGCCCTTTCCACAATGAAAAAACACCTTCCATGAGCGTAAACAGCGAAGAAGGTTTTTTTTATTGTTTCGGGTGTCAGGCTTCCGGCGATATCTTTGATTTTTACGCCAATATAAATGGACTTGAATTTAAAGATGCTCTTGAACAGCTGGCCGCAGAAGCCGGGGTGGAGCTTACTCCCGGTAAAGTTGATCCCGGGGCGGCAAAAAGAAGTTCTGAACGTAAAATTTTCATGGAAATGCATGAGCTGGCTGCAAAATATTTTGCAAGAATGCTCAAGCTTCCTGAAGGACGTACTGCACGTAAGTATCTTGAGCGCAGGGGGCTTGCATCCTCTGTAATTGATTCTTTCGGACTAGGGTGCAGTACAGATGATTGGCAGGGATTGGAGAAATTCCTTATTTCCAAAGGCTATACAGCTGATCAGGGAGTTAAGGCTGGGCTTCTTTCTCAAAATACCAAAGGGCGTACTTATGACCGTTTTCGTGGAAGATTAATCTTTCCCATTAAAAATTTATCGGGTCGGGTTATTGCTTTTGGCGGTAGAGTAATTACAGATGGAGAACCAAAGTATTTAAACAGCAGTGATACTCCAATATATAAAAAGGGGGATCACCTGTATGGGCTTTCAACTGCCCGGAACTCTATCGCACGGACTAAGCATGCTCTTCTCACTGAAGGGTATATGGATGTAATTTCATTGCATCAGTTTGGTTATACAAATTCCTGCGGGGTGCTGGGAACAGCACTCACTCCGGATCAGGTTAAGCGGCTTTCAGGTTTTTGTTCTAAAGTGGACCTTGTTTTTGATGGGGATTCTGCAGGAGTCAAAGCGGCTCTGCGCAGTTCAGAAATGATTCTTACGCAGGGAGTTTCCTGCGGTGTTATAGTCCTGCCCGACGGGGAGGATGTCGATAGTATTCTTCAGGCCAGAGGGGCAGAAGGATTTCAAGTTTTTATGGATCAGGCAAGGGATGGGCTGGATTTTGCTTTGGCAACCTTGCAACAGGGGTTTTCACCCCGTGAATTAATGGATTGGGCGCAGGGATTTCTTAAAAAGATGTCCAGTGCGTCTTTGCGTGCATTTTACCTGCCTAAGGTCGCGTCCGGTCTTGGGATGGCAGAAGCTGAACTAAGGTCAGTTTTTTCCAGTGCACTTAGTTCTCCAGTTCAGCCGCAGAAACAGCCTGTACGAAAGGCGGTTCCGCAGTCTGCTGGTCCAGTAGGTGCTCAGGTTAAAGATGATAAATATTTCTTGAGGTATGCAGTCAAGCATCCTGAATATGTCGCGGAACTATCTGAAAGAGGCATAGCACAAGTCCTGACCTCGCACTGGGGCAAAAAACTGTGGTCTTTAATAACGGCTCACAGCGGGCAGGATATTATGTCTTTTCTTGATGATTCTGAAAAACGTTTTTACGCCAGTTGCAGGATGGAGGAAGCTCTATCTGGTTCAGAACTGGAAGACGAATGGCGGCATGTATGCAGGGTGATTGCCCGGCGGCGTTACGACACGGGCCGTAAAAAGCTCACGGATGCTTTACGCCGCGCTCAGGCGGAAGGCGACATGGGCCGCGTTAGTGCATATCTTAAAGTCCTGAACGACTCTGTATGGAGGGATGATGAGCAACATTAAGGATATTCAGGCTATTAAGACTTTGATTACTGAAGGTAAAGAACAAGGCTTCTTAACCTTTGAGCAGTTGGGTAAAGCTCTGCCTGCAGAATTTAATCAGTCTAGTCAGCTTGATGAAGTTATCAAGATTTTTGATTCACTTAACATCGCAATCGTAAATACACCTGAAGATGGCAAAAAGCTCATGGACGCAGGTGTAGATTCTGATGATGATATTCAACTTAATGAAAATGCGGAAGATGCCGTCGACTATGTCTCTCGCAGTACTGACCCTGTTCGTATGTATTTACGTGAAATGGGTGCTGTTGGACTGCTTGATCGTGAAGGCGAAGTTGTCATCGCTAAAAAAATTGAAAACGGTGAAATGGAAGTTCTTTACGCACTGGTCGAGATTCCGGTTGCGATTGAAGAACTTATCGGCGTTGGCGAAGATCTCGACGAGTCACGTATCAAACTTAAAGATGTTGTTAAGACTATCGAGGAAGATGACCCAAGCGAAGATGAAATGAACCAGCGTCAGCGGGTTATTTTCCTTTTAGATGAAGTCAAAAAATTATTTAATAAAAAATATAAATTGTACAGTAAGCTTGATTACTGCGCTCGCTTAGATAAGAAAGTTGCCAAAGAGCAAAATGAAATTATCAGTTATAAGCAGGAGATAGTAGAAAGGCTTCGTGACATTAAGATAGAGAAAACTCTTATTGATCAGATTATTGAGACTGTTGGTGATTACGTAAGACAGATGCATAACTGTCAGCGTGACCTTTCAGCTTATATACTTTCTACCGGTAAAACTCAGCAGGAAATAAAAGATCTTTTTAAGCGGATTGATGATCGGGATATTAATCCTGTTGCTGCTGCTGATGAACTTGGTTTGACAATTGATGAACTCTTTTCATTTAAGGAAATGATTTCCGGTAAAATGGAAATTCTTGTTCGTTTACAAGATAAATGCTGCCACAATGTGTATGATCTTGAAGAAGTTCTCTGGCGGATTAAGCATGGCAACAGAAGTGCTATGCGGGCTAAACAGGAGCTTATTCGTGCTAACCTGCGTTTGGTTGTTTCTATCGCAAAAAAATATACCAACCGTGGTTTGCAGTTTCTTGATCTGATTCAGGAAGGTAACATAGGTCTGATGAAGGCAGTTGATAAATTTGAATATCAGCGTGGATACAAGTTCTCTACTTATGCTACATGGTGGATCAGACAGGCCATTACCCGCGCAATTGCAGATCAGGCCCGTACTATCCGTATTCCAGTTCATATGATTGAGACTATTAACAAGCTCATCAGAACTTCTCGTTATCTCGTTCAGGAATTAGGACGTGATCCTTCTCCTGAGGAGATTGCGGAGCGTATGGATTATCCATTAGAAAAAGTTAAAAAAGTTTTGAAAATAGCTAAAGAGCCTATCTCCCTTGAAACTCCTATCGGTGATGAAGAAGATTCCAGCCTTGGAGATTTTATTGAAGATAAGAAGGCCACCGCTCCTGCTGAAGAGGTTGTAAGTACTAAGCTCGGTGAACAGATTGCTACAGTTCTTTCCGATCTTACTCCTCGTGAAGAGCAGGTTCTGCGTAAAAGATTCGGTATAGGAGAAAAGTCCGACCATACTCTTGAAGAAGTTGGTAAGCTTTTTAACGTTACCAGAGAGCGTATTCGTCAGATTGAGGCAAAAGCCCTGAGGAAGTTAAGACATCCTGTTCGGAGTGCTTTGCTGCGTTCTTACTACGAAAACTAGTTTAAAAGGCGGTATGAACTTTGTTCATACCGCCTTTTTTTATATGGTGAGAGACGGTGGCACCCTTTTCTGTGGGAAGGATTGGGTGCAGTTTTTTATCCTGTACGGGAATAAAATATTGCGATTTATATATCCAGTGCCGTCCTTGTGTTCTGGAGTGATATTCTCTCCGGTAAAACGCTTTAAGATTTGAGGTTGTTTATCTGATGGATAATTCTACTGTATTATTTCTTATTCCGGTTATAGCTCTTGTTCTGGATTTCGCTTTGGGAGATCCAAAGTGGTTTCCTCATCCAGTCCGTCTTCTTGGAAAATTTCTTGATTGTTATAGAAGTTGGGTTCAGTCCATTGGAATGTCCAATAAAATCATGGGTGGTATAGGTGTATTCGGTATTTCTCTCGTCATTTGGGGAGTAGTTAAGGTCTTATTAGCAATACCATTTTTGGGTATTTTGATCGCTTTATATCTGGCATATGCTGGTCTTGCTCTTGGCTCTCTTCTTTCTGAATGTAAGAATGCTGCAAAGATGCTCGATGGTGGCAGGATTGAAGATGCTCGCAGAGCTATATCCGGACTTGTCAGCCGAGATGTTTCTGAACTTGATGAAGCTGGACTTCGTAAGGCTCTTGCTGAAACAACAAGTGAAAATCTTAATGATGGTTTTGTAGCTCCTTTTTTCTATCTTGTTGTAACTGGTCCAGCTGGAATGTGGGTATATAAAACAGTATCCACCATGGACTCCATGTGGGGATACAAGAATGAAGAGTTTAAAGACTTCGGCTACTTTGCTGCTAAGACTGATGATGTTCTTGCATTTATACCTGCACGTATTACCGGCTTTATGATGCTGGCAGTTGGGCGTATTCTCAAACTTGATTGGAAATCAGCATATGATAACCTGATTACTGATGCAGCTAAAACTGAAAGTCCTAATGCTGGATGGCCTATGGCTACAGCAGCATGGCTGTTAGGAGCCCGGATGGGTGGTAAGGCTGTATATTTCGGTGAAGAAAAAAATAAGCCTGTGATAGGTCCTGAAGGCACATGGACTTCGCTTAAGCTTAAAAGATTGGGAACATTAGTTACTTTCAGCGCAATTTTCAGTGCTGTCTTTCTTGATCTTTACTTTGTAATGGTCTGGGCTGCAGGGATGTAAGATTAATTTCTATGTGATTTAAAAAGGCCGCTTATGCGGCCTTTTTTTATGTATATTTACATATCATTTTTGAATGTTTCAGATCATAGTTTGTAATAGTGAGAATTAAAAAAAGGACGATGAAGTCTGATCCGTGTATGAAACTGATTCAAAACTGATTGAAAATTTGAGTAAAAAATAAAATATTCAGCTATGATATTTCATAGTGTATAACTGAAATTATTGAGGGGGGGTATTCGGAGAGGAGAAACTTGTTATAGTTCCCCTCTCCGGTAGCCAGTGGCTTTAATTTTTACCGAGTTCTATACTGCGTTCGTAGCTTTTGCGGACTGCATCAATTATATTGGAGCGGGTTGCTGTTCTATCGAGGTGAATCAGTGCCTGTACGGTAGTACCGCCAGGTGATGTTACCATTTCACGAAGTTCACTTACGTGGAAATTGCTTTCCTGTGCCAGCTTGGTAGAACCTTCAAAAAGTTTTTCCACCATGGCGGTTGCCTGAGTGCGCGGCAATCCAAGTTCAACAGCTGATTCGATCATAGCTTCAATAAAATAAAATACATAAGCTGGGCCGGAACCGATAACACCTGTGAAACTATCAAATTGACTTTCAGCAAGTACATATACATCGCCAAGAGGTGTGAATATTTCGCGGGTGAAGGATGATTGTTCCTCTGATAGGTGAGCATCATCAAGACAGACTGCAAATACACCTGCATTTACAAGCGCAGGAGTGTTAGGCATGACCCTGACAACAGGGCAGCCATTTTCGCATAAGTCTTTAATTTTGCGCACAGTGAGCCCGGCTGCAATTGATATCAAGCATTTGGACTCATTCAGTACAGGAGCAATCTCTTCAAGAACTGCGGGAGCGTGCTGAGGTTTGACCGCCAGCACAATATAGTCAGATTTCTTGGCAAGATCTCGGACTGTTTCACATGTAGTGAGCCCGGTTTCTTCGGCAAGAGCATTCAGTGCCGTTTTGTTAAGGTCAAAACCTAGCAGGTTGATGTTTTCATCGCCCACCATGCCTCTGATAATGGCGGTGCCCATGTTGCCTGTGCCTATAAATCCAACTTTTTTAATCATGATTAGTTCACCAGTTCAAGGTTGCTGAAGAAGTAGGGGACTTCGATAGCAGCAGTGTCAGGTCCGTCAGAACCATGGCAGGCATTAGCTTCAATACCTGCACCGAAAGCTTTACGGATAGTACCTTCTGCTGCTTCATTGGGATTGGTAGCGCCCATGAGGTCGCGGTAACGCTTAATTGCG harbors:
- a CDS encoding adenine phosphoribosyltransferase, whose product is MNLRKYIRDVPNFPKEGIVYFDITPLLAAPAAFQYTIDMMAERFSDRKADKIAAAEARGFIFGAPLAYKLGIGFVPIRKPGKLPYETVSVSYDLEYGTDNLSMHIDAVDKGENVLLIDDVLATGGTAEGMVKLVEKAGGIVSGIGFLVELGFLDGKNKLGNITAEHLLKL
- a CDS encoding NCS2 family permease; this encodes MRSFLNNYFNIKAQGSTISREIIAGMTTFATMAYIIIVNPKILEAAGLPFGPSMVATIISAVFGTMAMGLYAKRPFAVAPYMGENAFIAFTVVKVMGHTWQTALGAIFIGGTLFIIFTVTGIRSWLIRAIPKNLKNAFVVGIGLFLAFIGLNTTGIVTIGVPGAPVHIGDLTSPTVLLALGCFFLTTILMVRKVNGALIIGIIATSAAAISMGIINVPATYVSMPPSLKPILFKLDIMGALNWGFISVILTVFVLDFLDTMGTIYAVSHRAGLLDENGDLPQIEKPLLVDAATTVFASLLGTTTTGVFVESATGIEAGGRTGLTAVTTALLFLAALFLAPVLTVIPACAYGPSLIVVGMLMMAPCKELELHDISELVPAFLVIILMSFTYNLGIGMTAGFIAYPLMKIVTGKTSEISIGLWILCALSVLFFIACPH
- a CDS encoding GatB/YqeY domain-containing protein, with the protein product MSLVEKIDKDYIAAYKAKDDVKKTVLRHLKTAIKNRMVEVREDTLSDEDVLDLVAKQIKQRKDSIEQYESAGRPELAEKEAVEVEALSGYMPPELSIEELQAAVDKAIADLGASSMQDMGKVMQAIMAAHKGQVDGKALSSLVRSRLS
- the rsmA gene encoding 16S rRNA (adenine(1518)-N(6)/adenine(1519)-N(6))-dimethyltransferase RsmA — protein: MQIRHKAKKSLGQNFLQDANIARKIVDSLKIGKNDSVIEIGPGQGALTKYILEAGPESLTLIEKDRNLAPALAEEFPAAYVCQEDALKFKWENLDPEKKWKIVGNLPYNVASKIMWDVAAKSNAVCVFMVQHEVATRITADPGSKKYGGITVWIKSFCDTQYLFKVPPTVFKPKPKVDSAVIKFFPKPDNEKPVDIKGLAGLIKYCFQYRRKQLGKILKSFISDSVVQWAEDEGLSLKDRPEALSPLQFQSLYKCVKNDFPS
- the rpsU gene encoding 30S ribosomal protein S21, translated to MPGVYLEDSDNFEIALRRFKKQVEKAGVLSELKKRQHYEKPSVQRKKKKAAARKRLIKKMRKMSMG
- a CDS encoding HU family DNA-binding protein — its product is MRRNNHFPVFKEEGLMTKAELVVKIAEKAGMTKADAERCLNYFLDTVEETLVDEGKLTLTGFGTFQVDERKERVGRNPRTGEEIKIPACKVVKFRPGKLLKDAVK
- a CDS encoding endonuclease MutS2, whose translation is MEPRSLQLLEFPKVLKVLSGYSVSSSGADACLALSPMPEADLINSTAQFFRQGQNFVKETGFRLSNFPPLEGLFQYLIKPNNILDADALFALVQTLGQARTLKEALDIAEKREWNHILEYLNEISWPEKTFSGLKRCLDQDGNIRDESSPELYDIRQSIRSLHQRCSKKVRDFIHGEDISRFLQDDFMTITNDRYVLPLKTNFKGRLQGIIHDYSNTGETCYFEPLFLVELNNSMQEFRQQERAEELKILTYLTGLVRSEVTECEAAYGFLVDYDVLQSKIDFASSMNAVAVDVESGAGFDFKGARHPLLATAEGGVNPLDIELPTDQKVLIISGGNAGGKTVCLKTVGLLAAMAFSGIPVPVEKGSVLPLFKDIFVIMGDEQSLEENVSTFSAQIKSISRIWESMDSSTLFILDEFGSGTDPAQGAALAQSVVDGLLENEVTCFAATHFPALKTYALVTEGVRAASVLFDPSTKKPLFSIAYDQVGASIALDVAREHGLPESILSKAEQYLLMDGSDTGSVMNRLNELAVSREKELGEMDRIKAKLEKKLARLEEKFERERLAVLADVKNQAQNVLKEWQDGKLGRKQALKKLAEARSSIGGESKPESSVKTFSYNDIEVGTQILNINWGRKGVVLEKDDRKKRVKVDMDGVAMWIPADHLGPVEKKTGSAPKLKMPVTAEASKGDMTLKIDLRGKRADIAISELGKFLDQALLRGATSLEIVHGRGTGALRREVHIFLDGNPAVSSFSFAPEDRGGDGMTEVELL